The following proteins are co-located in the Methylomonas sp. 11b genome:
- a CDS encoding NUDIX hydrolase yields the protein MSDTALYMGIDRIVYNSLLSLILNITQLNIDMLEAIISTVDIVLLIIKEDRLCVTLSKRDKEPYANQEALPGGYIHAQDDRDCLDASVRILQQKTGLLPPYLEQLKTFAGAARDPRGWSISVVYFALVDADLILSATNPGLMICPVDALRRLPFDHNEIIAAAVDRIRNKSQYSSLPCYLAGETFSLPRLQKIYEACLGETLNKVSFRRKMDELGVLEAVAGQTESAGAHRPAQLYRLKSEFKNQLKLLERGL from the coding sequence ATGTCAGATACAGCTTTGTATATGGGTATTGATAGAATTGTTTATAATTCTTTACTAAGTTTGATCCTCAACATCACCCAACTTAACATTGATATGCTCGAAGCTATTATTTCAACCGTCGATATCGTCTTACTGATCATCAAAGAAGATCGCTTGTGCGTCACGCTGTCCAAACGCGACAAAGAACCCTACGCAAACCAGGAAGCCTTGCCCGGCGGTTATATTCATGCCCAAGATGATAGGGATTGCCTGGACGCCTCAGTACGCATCCTGCAACAAAAAACCGGCTTGCTGCCGCCCTATTTAGAGCAACTAAAAACATTTGCCGGCGCAGCGCGAGATCCACGCGGCTGGTCAATCTCGGTAGTGTATTTTGCCTTGGTCGATGCCGATTTGATCCTGTCCGCAACCAATCCGGGCCTAATGATTTGTCCGGTGGATGCCTTGCGGCGTTTACCGTTTGACCATAACGAAATCATTGCCGCTGCCGTGGATCGGATTCGTAACAAGTCGCAGTATTCCTCCTTGCCTTGTTACTTGGCCGGTGAAACCTTTAGCCTGCCAAGATTGCAGAAGATTTACGAGGCCTGCCTAGGCGAAACGTTGAATAAAGTCAGCTTTCGGCGAAAAATGGATGAATTAGGGGTGTTGGAAGCGGTCGCTGGGCAGACCGAATCCGCCGGCGCGCATAGGCCGGCGCAGCTTTATCGGTTGAAAAGCGAATTTAAAAATCAGTTGAAACTACTGGAGCGCGGATTATAG
- a CDS encoding isochorismatase family protein, whose translation MANTQLLIIDAQNDFCDYSKEAYVPALPVPGAYQDCLRLAQLIEQVGLAISGIIATLDTHHMIDLAHNTSWLTEHGAAPPPFSVVTAADFLAGRYRLAATPVSPEQNDYVLNYLQQLEQMQRPFILWPPHCLIGTPGHNLNPELAQALSDWETRTCKAVTLVQKGENIWTESFSALKAVIPDPADQATHLNLAVLKMLAQSDRLIIAGQASSHCVKETICDILQFGTAELKHKLVILTDCMSPVSGFEAAVEQFFTELHAQGIRLATSTEIALELASANPKE comes from the coding sequence ATGGCCAATACTCAATTACTGATCATCGATGCGCAAAACGACTTTTGCGATTACTCCAAAGAGGCTTACGTTCCGGCCCTACCCGTGCCCGGCGCCTATCAGGATTGCCTGAGACTGGCGCAGCTGATTGAGCAAGTTGGACTTGCCATTAGCGGCATTATCGCCACGCTCGATACCCATCACATGATCGATCTAGCGCACAACACATCTTGGCTAACTGAACACGGCGCAGCACCGCCGCCATTTTCCGTGGTCACTGCTGCTGATTTTTTAGCTGGCCGTTATCGCCTGGCCGCCACACCGGTGTCACCGGAGCAAAACGATTATGTTCTAAACTATCTGCAACAACTGGAACAGATGCAGCGGCCTTTTATCCTTTGGCCGCCGCATTGTTTAATCGGCACACCGGGACACAATCTTAACCCCGAGTTGGCGCAAGCCTTGAGCGACTGGGAAACGCGGACCTGCAAAGCCGTTACGCTCGTGCAAAAAGGCGAAAACATTTGGACGGAAAGCTTTTCGGCGTTAAAGGCGGTAATTCCCGATCCTGCCGATCAGGCTACGCACTTGAATCTGGCCGTGTTGAAAATGCTCGCTCAGTCGGATCGTTTAATAATCGCCGGCCAAGCCAGCAGTCATTGCGTCAAAGAAACGATTTGCGACATCTTGCAGTTCGGTACCGCAGAGCTAAAACACAAGCTGGTAATTCTGACTGACTGCATGAGTCCTGTGAGTGGATTCGAAGCGGCAGTTGAGCAATTTTTTACCGAACTGCACGCACAGGGCATTCGTCTGGCGACCAGCACCGAAATTGCCTTAGAACTCGCCTCCGCAAACCCTAAAGAATAA
- the pncB gene encoding nicotinate phosphoribosyltransferase — protein MTAIVKSLLENDLYKFPMWQTMLHKRPEASAEYDFICRSTPEYPLAELLGDVKQELDQLCSLQFADDELAYLAKLRYLKPDFIEFLSLFRFRSKYIKAFAEGDTLRIQAQGPQVHVMNFEIFCLYIVSELYFRRFDQAVLLAEGRRRLQEKLATLKAFAEQPAKTHAFEIFDFGLRRRAWGSWQEEVVRTFQAEVPSLFKGTSNVYLAKQFGLTPIGTMAHEYLQSYQAHVVRLREFQRMALEDWAQEFRGDLGVALTDTIGMDAFLRDFDLYFAKLFDGLRHDSGDPVVWGEEAIAHYQKLRINPHSKRLVFSDGLDIPKAIGLYEHFADRIQLGFGIGTHLTNDLGGPKPLNIVMKLVRCNGDPVAKLSDAPGKTLCNDQTFIAYLRQIFNHYA, from the coding sequence ATGACTGCCATCGTCAAAAGCCTGCTAGAAAACGATTTGTACAAATTTCCGATGTGGCAAACCATGCTGCATAAGCGCCCGGAAGCCAGTGCCGAATACGATTTTATCTGTCGGAGCACACCGGAATATCCGCTGGCTGAGTTGCTAGGCGATGTCAAACAAGAACTGGATCAGCTCTGTTCCCTGCAATTTGCCGACGACGAACTGGCCTATCTAGCCAAGCTGCGTTACTTGAAGCCGGACTTCATCGAGTTCCTGTCCTTGTTTCGGTTCAGAAGCAAATACATCAAGGCATTTGCCGAAGGCGACACCCTGAGAATTCAAGCCCAGGGTCCGCAAGTGCATGTGATGAATTTCGAGATTTTTTGTCTGTACATCGTCTCGGAACTATATTTTCGCCGCTTCGATCAGGCTGTGCTGCTCGCTGAAGGCCGGCGGCGTTTACAGGAAAAATTGGCAACGTTAAAAGCCTTTGCCGAACAGCCCGCAAAAACCCACGCCTTTGAGATTTTCGATTTTGGTTTACGCCGGCGCGCCTGGGGTAGTTGGCAAGAAGAAGTCGTGCGCACGTTTCAAGCCGAGGTGCCGAGTTTGTTCAAAGGTACGTCCAATGTGTATCTGGCCAAACAGTTCGGTTTAACGCCGATTGGGACGATGGCGCATGAATATCTGCAATCGTACCAAGCGCATGTGGTGCGGCTGCGAGAATTTCAACGTATGGCTTTGGAAGATTGGGCGCAGGAGTTTCGCGGCGATTTAGGCGTCGCTTTAACCGACACCATCGGCATGGATGCTTTTCTGCGCGATTTTGATTTGTATTTTGCCAAGTTGTTTGACGGCCTGCGGCATGACTCCGGCGACCCGGTGGTTTGGGGTGAAGAAGCCATCGCCCATTATCAAAAACTACGCATCAATCCGCACAGCAAGCGCCTGGTGTTTTCGGATGGATTGGATATTCCCAAGGCGATTGGCCTGTATGAACACTTTGCGGATCGCATTCAGCTGGGCTTTGGCATCGGCACCCATTTAACTAACGATCTTGGCGGTCCCAAACCTTTGAATATTGTGATGAAGCTGGTGCGCTGTAACGGCGACCCGGTGGCGAAATTGTCCGACGCCCCCGGCAAGACCTTATGCAACGACCAAACCTTTATTGCCTATTTGCGGCAGATTTTTAATCACTACGCCTAA
- a CDS encoding SRPBCC domain-containing protein has protein sequence MNDQSCIQWPEYYRPQNCPVHVRNELDMPAKPERVWAWLVRAPLWPSWYVNSANLRILEKAGTELKLGTRFRWKTFGVTITSTVLEYVPNERLAWDAKGIGVDAYHAWLLRPSAKGCDVLTEETQHGWLARLGQLFLPKRMSKYHQIWLESLQEKALSGLPGGD, from the coding sequence ATGAACGACCAATCATGCATCCAATGGCCAGAGTATTACCGTCCGCAAAATTGCCCGGTGCATGTGCGCAACGAACTGGATATGCCGGCTAAACCAGAGCGGGTTTGGGCTTGGCTGGTGCGGGCGCCATTGTGGCCAAGCTGGTATGTCAACTCGGCCAATCTGCGCATCCTGGAAAAAGCCGGTACAGAACTTAAGCTGGGCACGCGGTTTCGTTGGAAAACCTTTGGCGTCACCATTACTTCCACCGTATTGGAGTATGTGCCGAATGAGCGACTGGCTTGGGACGCGAAGGGCATAGGCGTCGATGCTTACCACGCCTGGCTGTTACGACCAAGCGCGAAAGGTTGCGATGTACTTACCGAAGAAACCCAACATGGTTGGCTGGCGCGTCTCGGCCAACTGTTTTTACCGAAGCGGATGTCCAAATATCACCAAATTTGGTTGGAGTCATTGCAGGAAAAGGCGTTGTCCGGGCTTCCGGGTGGCGATTAA
- a CDS encoding DUF3820 family protein: MKPEDLQKLVSVTMPYGKYKGRVIADLPGHYLNWFAREGFPGGELGRLLALMQEMDHNGLKPLLDPLRQIRF; this comes from the coding sequence ATGAAACCCGAAGATTTACAAAAGCTGGTCAGTGTTACTATGCCTTATGGCAAATACAAGGGTCGCGTCATCGCCGACTTGCCCGGTCACTACCTCAACTGGTTTGCGCGAGAGGGATTTCCTGGCGGCGAACTAGGCAGACTATTGGCATTGATGCAGGAAATGGATCATAACGGCCTGAAACCTCTGCTCGATCCGCTCAGACAAATAAGGTTTTGA
- a CDS encoding NAD+ synthase encodes MSTRNALTVAIAQINPMVGDFAGNLEIAQDAFRQASEQKAQLLVFPELSLCGYYPGDLLNESAFIRKAYEALADLAAFSKQYPGISAIVGMPIKSTGPGKPLYNALIAVHNGEMIAEYHKQLLPTYNIFDERRHFEPGQQGAVSIEIGSYKVGLMICEDGWNDNTDDYPVNPYEALAETHPDFVVSINASPSNIGKRTQRHQVICGAARRHGLPILYVNQVGGQDSIVFDGASFAVNADGEIAREWPAFETVIDTLRFAEGEFQTIAQPAQSQIDNDQEFILQHILLGLRDYVRRCGFKQVVVGSSGGIDSALTIAIAAEALGPENVIAITMPSAFSSSGSVSDSQLLCDALGVALYSYPIKTLVNDFGSQFLSSFTDELRGLSLENLQARLRGTILMAYSNHTGAMVLTTGNKSEISVGYCTLYGDTNGGLGLIGDLYKTEVYRLSAYINQRAGREIIPAAILTKPPSAELAPDQKDTDSLPPYEVLDEILKLLIEGKQLAAREYQQAREFVASYRATAAGEAVYQRIVGMIARNEYKRRQAPPIIRVRPRAFGAGRQMPIAAKH; translated from the coding sequence ATGTCTACACGTAATGCCTTGACTGTCGCCATCGCGCAAATTAATCCGATGGTCGGCGATTTTGCCGGCAATCTTGAGATTGCCCAGGATGCTTTCCGGCAAGCCAGCGAGCAGAAGGCGCAACTGTTGGTATTTCCGGAGCTGTCTTTGTGTGGTTATTACCCCGGCGACCTGTTGAACGAATCGGCTTTTATCCGTAAAGCCTACGAAGCGCTGGCGGACCTGGCCGCTTTCTCGAAACAGTATCCGGGCATCAGCGCCATTGTCGGCATGCCGATAAAGTCGACCGGGCCAGGCAAGCCGCTGTATAACGCGCTGATTGCCGTTCATAACGGCGAAATGATTGCCGAATATCATAAGCAACTACTGCCTACCTACAATATTTTCGACGAGCGCCGTCACTTCGAACCGGGCCAGCAAGGCGCGGTTAGCATCGAGATCGGCAGCTACAAGGTCGGGCTGATGATTTGCGAAGACGGCTGGAACGACAATACCGACGATTATCCGGTCAATCCTTACGAAGCGCTTGCTGAAACTCACCCGGATTTTGTGGTCAGCATTAATGCCAGCCCGTCCAATATTGGTAAACGCACACAAAGGCATCAGGTGATTTGCGGCGCGGCCCGCCGACATGGCTTGCCGATACTTTACGTCAATCAAGTCGGTGGGCAAGACAGTATTGTGTTCGACGGTGCTTCCTTTGCGGTGAATGCCGATGGCGAAATTGCGCGCGAATGGCCGGCTTTCGAAACCGTGATAGACACGCTGCGTTTTGCAGAGGGCGAATTTCAAACCATTGCGCAACCGGCCCAATCCCAAATTGATAACGATCAGGAATTCATTCTGCAACACATATTGTTGGGCTTACGGGACTATGTGCGGCGTTGCGGCTTCAAGCAAGTCGTGGTGGGTTCGTCGGGCGGCATCGATTCGGCATTAACGATTGCCATTGCCGCCGAGGCCTTGGGGCCGGAGAATGTCATAGCGATCACGATGCCGTCTGCATTTTCCAGTAGCGGTTCGGTGAGCGATTCGCAACTGCTCTGCGATGCCTTGGGCGTAGCGCTTTACAGCTATCCGATCAAGACGCTGGTGAATGATTTTGGCTCGCAATTTCTAAGCAGTTTTACCGACGAACTGCGTGGTTTGAGTTTGGAAAATCTGCAGGCACGTTTACGCGGCACCATCCTGATGGCGTACTCCAACCACACCGGCGCAATGGTCCTTACCACCGGCAACAAAAGCGAAATATCGGTGGGATATTGCACGCTGTACGGCGATACCAACGGCGGTTTGGGCCTGATCGGGGACCTTTACAAAACCGAGGTGTATCGCTTGTCTGCTTACATCAATCAGCGTGCGGGGCGAGAAATCATTCCCGCAGCGATTTTAACGAAACCGCCTTCTGCTGAATTGGCGCCCGATCAAAAAGACACCGATAGCTTGCCGCCTTACGAGGTGTTGGATGAAATCTTGAAACTGCTGATCGAAGGCAAGCAGTTGGCTGCGCGGGAATATCAACAAGCCCGGGAGTTTGTGGCAAGCTATAGAGCCACCGCCGCCGGCGAAGCGGTGTACCAGCGCATCGTCGGCATGATAGCGCGCAACGAGTACAAGCGCCGGCAAGCGCCGCCGATTATTCGGGTGCGGCCCAGAGCGTTCGGCGCCGGCCGGCAAATGCCGATTGCGGCCAAGCACTAA
- a CDS encoding sulfite exporter TauE/SafE family protein, with amino-acid sequence MNLMYTASGFVVGMLVGVTGVGGGSLMTPLLVFLFGFKPAVAVGTDLLYASITKTAGVFVHHGKHGSVDWKIVGWLALGSLPFAGITLYVLKNLMEVGKEVTGAITFTLGVALLLTALALLVRSILLRKAAKTGAIDDEHSNQENSGRFSPRWEKVATVFTGAVLGVLVTLSSVGAGALGTVALLFLYPRMTTLKIVGTDLAHAIPLTAVAGLGHLSLGNFDLDLLISLLLGSVPGIWIGSHLSAKIPEYFLRPVLATLLLVIGVKFVLQ; translated from the coding sequence ATGAATTTAATGTATACGGCATCCGGATTTGTCGTGGGTATGCTGGTCGGTGTTACCGGTGTTGGCGGCGGTTCTTTGATGACGCCGCTTCTGGTGTTTTTGTTTGGCTTTAAACCGGCCGTCGCGGTAGGCACGGATTTACTGTATGCGTCGATTACGAAAACCGCCGGGGTGTTTGTTCATCACGGCAAGCATGGTTCGGTGGACTGGAAAATCGTCGGCTGGTTGGCACTGGGTAGTTTGCCGTTCGCCGGTATCACTTTGTATGTGCTGAAAAATCTGATGGAGGTCGGCAAGGAAGTGACCGGCGCGATTACGTTTACTTTGGGTGTGGCCTTGTTACTGACGGCTCTGGCTTTGCTGGTTCGCAGTATTCTGTTGCGTAAAGCCGCCAAGACGGGGGCAATCGATGATGAGCATAGCAACCAGGAAAATAGCGGCCGTTTTTCGCCGCGCTGGGAAAAAGTTGCGACGGTGTTTACCGGTGCGGTACTTGGAGTGTTGGTCACTTTATCCTCGGTTGGCGCCGGCGCTTTAGGAACTGTGGCTTTGTTATTTCTGTATCCCAGAATGACCACGTTGAAAATTGTCGGTACCGATTTGGCGCATGCGATTCCTTTGACCGCAGTGGCCGGTTTGGGGCATTTGAGTTTGGGGAATTTCGATCTGGATTTGTTGATCAGTTTGTTGCTGGGGTCGGTGCCGGGAATCTGGATCGGCAGTCATCTGAGTGCCAAGATTCCGGAATATTTTCTGCGTCCGGTACTGGCAACCTTGCTGCTGGTGATAGGTGTTAAGTTTGTATTGCAGTAG
- the yfbR gene encoding 5'-deoxynucleotidase, producing MSAISSSFYAYLSRLRWIKRWGLKRNAHEENVMEHSWEVAVIAHTLALIKNRYFGGQVDANAVATAALYHDVTEVITGDLPTPIKYHSPAILGAYKQIEQQAETELLNLLPDALREDFRSFIQHENLPDAHQHIIKAADKISAYLKCQAELKAGNTEFEMAAAQLAKNIHELQQPEVVFFMQAFAPSCGLTLDGLIQKSDSEKDRTL from the coding sequence ATGTCAGCCATTAGCAGCAGTTTTTATGCGTACCTCTCTCGTCTGCGTTGGATCAAGCGTTGGGGTTTGAAGCGCAACGCCCATGAAGAAAACGTCATGGAGCATAGCTGGGAAGTAGCGGTGATTGCCCATACCCTGGCGTTGATCAAAAATCGCTATTTTGGTGGTCAAGTCGACGCCAATGCCGTGGCCACCGCCGCGTTGTATCATGATGTAACCGAAGTGATTACCGGCGATTTGCCGACGCCGATCAAATACCATTCGCCGGCGATACTTGGCGCGTATAAGCAAATCGAACAGCAGGCCGAAACCGAACTGTTGAACCTGTTGCCGGACGCATTGCGCGAGGATTTTCGATCATTTATTCAACACGAAAACCTGCCGGATGCTCATCAGCACATCATTAAAGCGGCCGACAAGATTTCCGCCTACTTAAAATGCCAAGCCGAACTCAAGGCCGGCAACACCGAGTTTGAAATGGCCGCCGCGCAGTTGGCTAAGAATATTCATGAATTGCAGCAGCCGGAAGTGGTGTTTTTTATGCAGGCCTTTGCGCCCAGTTGTGGCTTAACCCTGGATGGCTTAATACAAAAAAGCGATTCCGAAAAAGACCGGACTCTATAA
- a CDS encoding retropepsin-like aspartic protease family protein, which yields MGIQDRDYYREKYKQASQGSSPDFVANQTMQQGRGKSSNSGIRYLLFPVLTIAALWYGADAFLRFEKAKRQADIPLPVAIAPQAQPQSNLISPKAGGVVLKTDPQGHFRGTVLVNNVPMPFLIDTGATKTVIPSSMAIEAGLPFGGVVQSNTAGGKVADRATQITSLVLGSAVIKNLDAHINDHLDEVLIGMNTLKYFQMTQTGNTLTLVANNQAGNRPANQSVTSLETMAANQPVKKPTPIKKTVHCDERKVCTTTYSDH from the coding sequence ATGGGTATACAGGATCGCGACTACTACCGGGAAAAATATAAACAGGCGTCGCAAGGCAGTAGTCCCGATTTTGTCGCCAATCAGACGATGCAGCAGGGTCGCGGAAAATCAAGTAACAGCGGCATTCGCTATCTTTTGTTTCCGGTCTTAACCATTGCCGCGCTGTGGTACGGCGCCGATGCCTTTTTGCGGTTCGAAAAGGCCAAAAGGCAGGCTGACATACCGCTACCAGTGGCTATTGCTCCGCAAGCCCAACCACAATCCAATCTCATTTCCCCAAAAGCCGGTGGCGTGGTTTTAAAAACCGACCCGCAAGGCCATTTTCGCGGTACGGTGTTAGTCAATAATGTGCCCATGCCTTTTCTGATCGATACCGGCGCGACCAAAACCGTGATTCCGAGCAGTATGGCAATCGAAGCAGGTCTGCCCTTCGGCGGCGTGGTGCAATCGAATACCGCCGGCGGCAAAGTAGCGGATCGCGCAACTCAAATCACAAGCTTGGTTTTGGGTAGCGCCGTCATCAAAAATCTCGATGCGCACATCAACGACCATTTGGATGAAGTGTTGATTGGCATGAATACTTTAAAATATTTCCAGATGACGCAAACCGGCAATACGCTGACCTTGGTAGCCAATAACCAAGCCGGCAACAGACCCGCGAATCAGTCCGTGACCAGTCTGGAAACTATGGCCGCCAATCAGCCGGTTAAAAAGCCCACGCCCATCAAAAAAACCGTGCATTGCGATGAACGTAAGGTCTGCACGACAACCTACAGCGATCATTGA
- a CDS encoding NUDIX domain-containing protein: protein MTKYQKAIVIGRYQIYHKGHEQLTNRALEIADEVLVIVGSSFQSRNIRNPFKWTERAAMITTTLPQRDQARLRFLPVRDYYDDTLWNADVRRQVAEYVSDADRVALVGFKKDESTYYLNNFPDWSMVEIESELDIDATALRNQLFAAESAGTALANIASRISMPVREFLNDWSNSPEYTILKAEYAKIDQENQVYAGIPWDVISTTVDAVVTYNDHVLLGKRKYYPGKGLWAIPGGFLEKRESLLQGAIRELKEETSLNVPDASLRDCLQHVKVFSHPRRSCRGRVITHAHHFALATPWPDKTWPEIKAADDLESVAWVPITQLPALEEALFEDHFAILCNFLSFQAN from the coding sequence ATGACCAAATACCAAAAAGCCATTGTGATTGGCCGTTACCAAATCTATCACAAGGGTCACGAGCAGCTTACCAACCGGGCGCTGGAAATCGCCGATGAGGTATTGGTGATCGTCGGTTCGTCGTTTCAGTCCAGAAACATCCGCAATCCGTTCAAATGGACCGAGCGGGCGGCTATGATCACCACGACTCTGCCGCAGAGAGATCAAGCCCGCCTGCGGTTTTTGCCGGTGCGGGATTACTATGACGACACACTTTGGAATGCCGATGTCAGACGGCAGGTTGCGGAATATGTTTCCGACGCCGACCGGGTCGCGTTGGTCGGTTTTAAAAAGGACGAGTCCACTTATTATCTGAATAATTTTCCCGATTGGTCGATGGTGGAGATAGAGTCCGAGCTTGATATCGATGCCACGGCGTTGCGCAACCAGCTTTTTGCAGCGGAAAGTGCCGGGACAGCCTTGGCAAATATCGCCAGTCGCATTTCTATGCCAGTGCGGGAATTTCTAAATGATTGGTCCAATAGTCCTGAATACACGATATTAAAAGCCGAATACGCCAAAATCGACCAAGAGAATCAAGTCTACGCCGGCATTCCCTGGGATGTTATTTCGACGACAGTGGATGCCGTGGTTACCTACAACGATCATGTATTACTTGGCAAACGCAAGTATTATCCCGGTAAAGGCTTATGGGCTATCCCCGGTGGCTTCCTGGAAAAACGCGAATCCTTATTACAAGGTGCGATACGCGAGTTAAAGGAAGAAACCAGCCTGAACGTGCCGGATGCCAGTTTGCGAGATTGTCTGCAACACGTTAAAGTTTTTTCCCACCCAAGAAGATCGTGCCGTGGACGCGTCATTACTCATGCGCATCACTTTGCTTTGGCAACCCCTTGGCCGGATAAGACTTGGCCTGAGATTAAAGCTGCGGACGATCTTGAAAGCGTGGCCTGGGTGCCAATCACGCAGCTGCCAGCGCTGGAAGAAGCGCTGTTTGAAGACCATTTCGCTATCTTGTGCAACTTCCTGTCATTTCAAGCCAATTAG
- a CDS encoding alkene reductase, with product MSNLFEPIKVGDINLPNRIVLAPLTRCRASVGRVPNELMAEYYAQRADAGLILSEATSVSAQGVGYPDTPGIWSDEQVAGWTKVTKAVHAAGGRILLQLWHVGRVSHPDYLNGELPVAPSAIAPLGHVSLLRPMRDYVTPRALDISEIPGIVETYRKGAENAKLAGFDGVEIHGANGYLLDQFLQDSTNKRTDAYGGSIENRARLMLEVTDAAISIWGPGRVGVHLAPRGDSHTMGDSDPLNTFGYVAEQLGKRGIAFIFTRESLGENRISPALKKRFGGVLIANEGFNRDTAQQVIAAGEADAVSFGKDYIANPDLVRRLQLNVALNPYHAETFYGAAGQDPKVGYTDYPSLVAEVG from the coding sequence ATGAGCAACCTGTTTGAGCCCATCAAAGTTGGAGACATCAATTTACCTAACCGCATCGTGCTGGCGCCTTTAACGCGCTGCCGGGCTAGTGTCGGCCGCGTGCCTAACGAGTTGATGGCCGAATACTACGCGCAGAGAGCGGATGCAGGGCTGATCTTAAGCGAAGCCACCAGTGTCTCCGCGCAAGGTGTGGGTTACCCCGATACGCCCGGTATTTGGTCGGATGAGCAAGTGGCAGGCTGGACCAAGGTGACCAAAGCGGTACATGCAGCCGGCGGACGAATTTTGCTGCAACTCTGGCACGTCGGCCGCGTGTCGCACCCTGATTACCTAAACGGCGAGTTGCCCGTCGCACCCAGCGCCATTGCGCCCTTGGGGCATGTTAGTCTGCTCCGGCCAATGCGCGACTACGTGACACCCAGAGCCTTGGACATCAGCGAAATCCCCGGCATTGTCGAGACTTACCGCAAAGGCGCGGAAAACGCCAAACTTGCCGGCTTCGATGGTGTGGAGATTCACGGCGCCAATGGCTATCTGTTAGACCAGTTTTTGCAGGACAGCACCAATAAAAGAACCGATGCCTACGGCGGCTCGATTGAAAACCGCGCCCGCCTGATGCTGGAAGTGACGGATGCGGCCATTTCGATATGGGGGCCGGGTCGGGTCGGCGTGCATCTTGCGCCCAGAGGAGACTCGCATACGATGGGTGATTCAGATCCATTAAATACATTTGGCTATGTAGCCGAGCAATTAGGCAAACGCGGTATTGCTTTCATTTTTACCCGGGAATCGCTCGGAGAGAATCGTATCAGCCCGGCGTTGAAAAAGCGTTTCGGCGGTGTGCTGATTGCCAACGAAGGCTTTAATCGCGACACCGCGCAACAAGTCATTGCCGCCGGCGAAGCGGATGCCGTCTCGTTTGGCAAGGACTATATTGCCAATCCCGATTTAGTCCGGCGCCTGCAACTGAATGTGGCGCTTAACCCCTACCATGCTGAAACTTTTTATGGCGCTGCGGGGCAAGATCCGAAAGTTGGCTATACCGATTACCCGAGTTTGGTAGCAGAAGTGGGTTAA